DNA from Chryseomicrobium sp. FSL W7-1435:
TATCTGGATTTGCATTTGGTATCGGCGCAGAACGTATCGCCATGTTGAAATATGGTGTTGAAGATATTCGTCATTTCTATACAAACGATATGCGGTTTATCAAGCAATTCGAACGCAGTGAAGGGTAGGAGGAGATAGCATGTTAGTATCACTTAAATGGTTAGCCGATTACGTGGATTTGGCGGGTGAAAATCTAGAAGAACTTGCTGAGAAAATTACACGTTCAGGAATTGAAGTAGACGGCATAGAAGTCCGATCTCAAGAAATGAAAAATGTAGTGATTGGTCATGTAGTAGCGAAGGATAAGCATCCAGAAGCCGATAAATTGAACATCTGTCAAGTAGACGTGGGCGGAGAAGAGCTGTCCCAAATCGTTTGCGGAGCACCTAATGTCGACGCAGGACAGAAAGTTATTGTGGCTGTTCCAGGAGCGCGTTTACCTGGTGGCTTTAAGATTAAAAAAGCTAAATTACGAGGTCAAGAGTCTCACGGAATGATCTGTTCCCTTCAAGAGCTTGGCATCGAAGGCAAAGCGGTTCCAAAAGCGTTTGTTGACGGAATTTTTGTCTTGCCACAAGATGCGGTAGTCGGAGCAGATGCCCTTGAGTACCTAGCGCTTCACGATACAGTTCTTGAACTTGGTCTAACGCCGAACCGTGCAGATGCGATGAGCATGCTTGGAGTAGCGTATGAAGTAGCAGCCATTCTAGGAAAAGACGTCAAGCTTCCAGAAATCAGCTATGCTGAAGGCTCTGAGAAGGCAGCAGATTTCTTAACGCTAGAAGTCGAAGCAAAAGATGCAAACCCATACTACATCGCAAAAGTCATAAAAGATGTGAAGGTTGGACCGTCACCCCAATGGCTACAAAACCGCTTAATGGCTGTTGGCGTACGTCCACACAATAACGTGGTTGACGTGACAAACTATGTGTTGATGGAATACGGTCAACCGCTTCATGCATTTGACTACGACCGATTAGGAACGAAAAAAATCGTCGTTCGAATGGCGTCAGAAGGCGAAAAAATCACCACTCTTGATGATCAACAACGAACACTTGCAGCTACGGACCTCGTTATTACAAATGGAGAAGTTCCAGTAGCGGTAGCAGGTGTCATGGGCGGCGCAAACAGTGAAGTGAGTGACGCAACGACTACTATTGTCCTTGAGTCTGCCTATTTCACAGGAAGTTTTGTGCGTCAAACATCGAAGAAGCTAGGTCTTCGTTCAGATGCATCTGCTCGCTTTGAGAAGGGTGTGGACCCGAACCGTGTGGAGGCAGCTGCTGAACGCGCAGCGCAGTTGCTTGCTGAACTAGCTGGCGGAACAGTGCTCGCAGGAAGTGTCGTTGTCGACGAACTCGACAAAACACCGAAGAAAGTAATTGTGTCTCCAGATTTCATTAACGAGCGTTTAGGGATGAAAATCTCATTAGATGAGATGCAGCACATTTTAAGACGTCTTCAATTCCCATTTGAAGTAGCCAACGGATTGTTCTACATCGATGCACCTACACGCCGTCAAGATATCGTGATTCAAGAAGATATTGTGGAAGAGATTGCTCGCATGTACGGCTATGACCGTATCCCGATGACTCTTCCAGAAGGTGCGCATCAAGCAGGTGGATTATCCCCGTATCAAGCGAAGCGTCGACTAGTGCGACAAACACTTGAAGGTGCTGGTTTGTATCAAGCAGTGACGTACTCGTTAACATCGCATGAGCAGTCACAAAAGTTTGCTTTGCACCAAGCCGAGGTTACGAAATTGTTGATGCCGATGTCTGAAGAGCGCAGCACGCTTCGTCAAAGTTTGATTCCACATCTGATAGAAGCCGCTAGTTACAATGTGGCGCGACGAGTGGAGAGCGTAGCATTGTATGAAGTTGGGTCTGTTTTCCTTGATCAAGGTGCGGATGAATTGCCAACAGAAATTGAGCATGTAGCAGGTGTTGTGACGGGACTTTGGACAGACAACGCATGGCAAGGCGAGAAAAAGCCAGTCGATTTCTTTGTGGTCAAAGGAATTGTAGAGGCACTTGCAGCTAAGGTTGGAGTGACACTTTCTTATCAGCAAGCGAAGATGGATGGCTTGCACCCAGGTCGCACGGCAAACATTTTCTTAGGAGAAGAGCACGTTGGTTTTATTGGACAACTTCATCCAAACGAACAAAAACGTGTCGATCTAAAAGAAACGTATGTATTTGAGCTGAATCTTGAGAGCTTGATTGATGAGGAGCAACCAACGATTAGTTACTCGCAAGTATCTCGTTACCCTGCAATCACTCGTGATATTGCTTTAGTGGTTGAGCGCACTTTACCTGCAGCAACGTTGGAATCCATCATCAGAAGTTCAGGTGGCAGCTTAGTAACTGCTGTTCGTCTCTTTGATCTTTACCAAGGCGATAAAATGGCAGCAGACAAAAAATCAATTGCGTTTTCAATCACCTATCAAGATCCTGAGCGTACGTTGACGGATGAAGAAGTTGTGAAAACGCATGAACAAGTCGTTTCAGCGTTGGCACAGCAGGCGAATGCGGAACTTCGCGGATAAGTATTACCTGTGAAAACGACAATCTAGAAATCCAAGAACTGGGGCCGCTCAATTTGAGCGGCCCCAGCGCATTTTCTAGCAAGATCTTAAGAATCAAAAGTACTTTCTAGCGGAACACTTTAGTTGAGTGATTATTACGTTAGGAGCGTTGATTGTGACGTTAGCGAGGACCATTGTGACGTTAACTCGCTCCATTATAACGTTAGCGGTCGTCACTATGACATTGCTTTTATTATGGAAACTAAATCACATCTACAGAGTATAAAAACAGCAGCTTCTCAATACAAAAATGAGGAGCTGCTATTTTTCACTCAACGTTTCCTGGTTTATTCAAATTGTTAACTTCTATCCTTCAGTCTCTCCACAATTTTTACAGCCTTTTGAGTATTTGCAAAGTGAGACTTTGTAATAGTACGTAAATAATCTGCGCCTTTTACACGGATGATACGAGCAGCCACTTCATCGACTTTATCGCCAGCACCTTTAGGAATCGTGACACCAGCCGCTTCAGACAACTTATCCATTTCCTCCAAGAAAGCATTACGCGCTAAAATAGATGCGGCAGCAACAGATACGTGCAAACCTTCTGCTTTCGTTGCGAAATACACATTTTCTTCGACGATTTCTTTTTGCTTGGCAATATGACGGTAGTAAATGGACTTCTCCGCAAACTGATCGATTAAAATGGCGTCCGGTTTCTCATTGCCAAGTTTTCGCAAGACATGTTTTAAAGCTTGGTTGTGTAATAGCGCTTTGATTTTTCCTTGCGACCATTTTTTATCTGTCGCCTCATTATACTTGGCCATCGGAAGAACCAGAATACTGTGAGGGAAGGCTGCTTTAATATCCGGTGCAACTTTTCGAATAAACGTATCGTTCAATTGTTTAGAATCCTTGCACCCGAGCTCTTGGGCTAAGGCGATTTGATCTGCTGAAATGTAACAAGCAGCTACTGTGATAGGTCCAAAGAAATCACCAGTGCCTGTCTCATCAGAACCTAAAACAGAAAGTTGGTCGAATCCTGCTGGTAACAAGGCCGATTTTCTAGGGGGTTGCGAAGCGTCGTTTTGTTGCCACTGTTCGGCCTCACGCACGGCGCCACCACCCTGAAACATGACTTTTCCAGATTTGTATAAGCTAATTCTAGTATCAGAAAGCGCGGCTGCAAAAACCATGCCCGGTGCTTTCGCAGGTATCTCATAACGAGCATAGTGAGTTAGGAGCTTATTTATAGCGTCTTTTTGTAAGGTGATGACAATGTTTGACATTCGTTATGTTCCTTTCTTTCCATCTCTCTTCACTTCATGTTATCATAGATATTAGGATTTTCTGAGGAGGTCTTGTCTTTGTCAGATCAAAAAATTACACGGGTAGCTGTGGATATTTACGGCAATACATACAAAATGGCAGGGTACGAGTCAGCGGGCCATATGCGATTAGTGGCAACTATGGTCGATGATAAGATGCGCGAAATCCAATCGGCTAATCCTAGTTTGGATACCGCAAAGCTTGCAGTCTTGACAGCCGTCAATACGATGCATGACTATTTAAAAGTGAAAGAACAACTAGAAGAACTTGAACATGAATTGAAACAGTTAAAGGGCGGTCTAAATGGTTGATATTTTATTACTAATTATTCTTGTTGGAGGCATCATAGTAGGAGCAAAGCGAGGACTCATCGTTCAGTTTATTCACATGATTGGATTCGTTGTCGCTTTGATTGTTGCCTTTAAGTATTACAAACCTCTTGCAGAAAAATTTGTGCTGTGGATTCCATTCCCAGCGATTACTTCAAATTCTCAATTATCATTTGCAGTAGAAACTTTAGATTTGGACCAAACTTTCTATCGTATTATTGCATTTGCACTTCTTTTCTTTATTGTGAAGTTTGCACTTCAAATCGTCGCATCTATGTTTGATTTCTTGAAGTTCTTACCAGTATTAGGACAGCTAAGCAGTATTCTAGGTGCAATTCTTGGATTTATTGAAGTCTACTTTTTATTATTTGTCTTTCTATACGTTTTCGCCTTGCTACCAGTCGATTTCCTGCAAACGGCAATCGGTGGTTCAGCAATCGCTCACTTCATTTTAGAAAATACACCTTTCTTATCAGAAGCTGTTAAAGACTGGTGGTACATCTATCAGGAGAACCGTGCTGCATAAGGAAACCAAACTTCTCTCACCAACTGGGAGAAGTTTTTCTCGCTTTTACGACTAAGGAGTGGATCATTATGGACAAAAAAACAATCATTCGCGCACTTGAGCGTATCGCGCTTTTACTTGAACTACAAGGGGAGAATCCCTTCAAAGTGAGTGCTTTTCGAAAAGCAGCTCAGACATTGGAATTGGATGCTCGCAGTCTCTCTGAAATGGATGACCCGACCAAACTCAAAGGAATCGGAGCCGCTACTGGAGCCGTTATTACAGATTTGCTTACCAAAGGGGAATCGTCTTTGGTGAAAGAACTGGAAGAAAAAGTTCCTCAAGGCCTTGTTGAAATGTTGCAGATCCCTGGAATGGGTGGGAAAAAGATTGCTAAGCTGAACAAAGAGCTAGGCATTGAAACGTTAGATGATTTGCGAAGTGCATGTGAATCCAATAAAGTCCAAGCATTAGCAGGTTTCGGCAAAAAGACCGAAGAAAAAATTCTCAAGGAACTTGATCAACTGGCCAGTCGACCTGATCGCTACCCAATCTGGAAGCTGGAGCCGATAGTTGAACATATTGAATCATTACTTCAGGCACATCAAGCGGTTACACAAGCTTCAATAGCGGGTTCTTACCGCCGCACAAAAGAGACGAGCAAAGACTTGGACTTTGTTATTGCGACGGATCAAGTAGAGGAAGTGAAAACCCTTCTGAAAGAAACGCTAGACATAGAAGAAATGATTGCAGATGGAGATACAAAAATGTCTGTCGCGCTAGCTAAGCCTGAACGAGTAGATATTGATTTTCGATTTGTAAAAGAAGCAGAATTTGTCACAACTCTGCACCACTTTACAGGTTCCAAAGATCACAACATTCGTATGCGCCAACTGGCTAAAGAAAAGAACTGGAAAATTAGTGAGTATGGTGTCGAAAAAGAAGATGGTTCAGTCACTACTTACCAATCAGAGGAGCAATTTTTTGCTGACTTTGGCTTGCCATTCTTGCCACCGGCAGTACGCGAAAATGGACAAGAACTGGATAGACTGAACGAACTTACTTCCCTCATTCAACTTGAAGATATTGTTTCTGATCTTCATATGCACACAACTTGGTCAGATGGAGCGCATTCTTTAGAGGAAATGATTGAAGGCTGTATCGCCAAAGACTATCAATTAATGGTCATCACGGACCACTCACGTTATTTACGAGTAGCGAATGGTCTAACTCCAGAACGACTTAAAGAACAACATGAGAAAATTAAAGAGCTACAAAAAAAATATCCGTCCATTCATCTGTTATCAGGAACTGAAATGGACATTTTGCCAGATGGTTCCCTTGATTTTGAGGATGAGCTGTTGGCAGAACTGGATTTTGTCATTGCATCGATTCATTCAAGTTTTTCTCAGCCGCAGGATAAAATTATGGAGCGTCTTTATGCAGCGATTTCGAATCCTCATGTGGACATGATTGCTCACCCTACAGGACGGATTGTTGGAGAAAGACCTGGATATGAACCTGATGTCGAGCAACTGCTTCAGTGGGCAAAAGAATTCGACAAGATTATTGAATTAAATGCTAACCCGTACCGATTAGATTTAGCGGTAAATTGGTTGGAGCGCGCGCAAGAATTAGGTGTCAAGATAGCAATTAATACGGATGCGCATCATTTAGACCATCTACGCTTTATGGATATAGGTGTTCGTCATGCTCAAAAAGCATGGCTCAAGAAAGACTTAATCGTCAACACATGGGAACCTAAAAAACTACTGAGTCATTTATCCCGAGACTAAAGGAGGCGCACGATGATTACAAAAAAGGCGCTGAACACTCTAGAATACCCAAAGGTGATCGATAAGCTTAAGGGCTATACGACATCTTCTGTAGGAAAAGCAATTATTGAAGAATTAGTCCCGTCCACTTCCTTCGATCAAATTCAGGTTTGGACAGAAGAAACCGATGAGGCGTTGGCAGTTCTTCGAGTGAAAGGCAATGTACCACTTGGTGGATTATTCGATATTCGACCACATGCTAGAAGAGCTCAAATAGGCGGCGTGTTAAGTGCCATGGAGTTGATGGAAGTTGCATCAACTTTGCGTTCCAGCAAAATCATGCGCCGTTTTGTGGAAGATGTAGCATCGTCTGAAGATTTTTCTATTCAGCATTTGAAAGCTTATGCAGATAGTATTCCAGTGCTTACAGAACTTGAGCATGAGATCAATTCCTGCATAGATGAGAATGGTACCGTGCTAGATTCTGCTAGTCAGACATTACGCTCCATCCGTTCACAGTTACGTACTACCGTGCAACGTATTCGAGAGAAATTAGACAGTTACACGAGAGGTCAAAACGCAGCGAAAATGCTATCTGATGCTATCGTTACGATTCGAAATGATCGCTATGTGATTCCCGTAAAATCCGAGTATCGCAGTCATTATGGTGGGATTGTCCATGATCAATCGTCTTCTGGTCAAACCTTGTTTATAGAACCCAATGCAGTCGTGCAATTGAACAACGATGCCCGTGCTCTTCGCAGTAAAGAACAAGAAGAAATCGAGCGTATTTTAAAAGAATTGACAGCTCAAGTTGAACTTGTCGCATCTGACTTGTTCCATCTTGTGAAAACCATGGCTACTTTTGATGCGATTTTCGCGAAGGCGAAATATGGGACTGCTGAAAAGTGTACACGCCCGACTATTAACCAGGATGGCCGAATTCGGCTTGTGCGTGCACGTCACCCCTTGATTCCGTTACAAGAAGCAGTCGCTAACACGATTGAATTTGGCGATCCAGACACGGCAGTTGTTATTACTGGACCGAATACTGGAGGGAAGACGGTAACCCTGAAAACAGTCGGCTTGTGTACATTGATGGCGCAAAGTGGTATTCCAATTCCTGCACTTGACGGTTCTGAGATTGCTATCTTTGAATCCATTTTTGCGGATATTGGCGATGAACAATCGATTGAACAAAGCTTAAGTACATTTTCATCGCATATGGTGAATATTGTCGATATTTTAAAGAAATTTGACGACAAATCGTTAGTGCTCTTTGATGAGTTGGGAGCGGGAACAGACCCTCAAGAAGGGGCTGCTTTGGCGATTGCTATCCTTGATGCCGTTCATGGTAAAGGGGCACGAGTGATGGCCACGACCCACTATCCGGAGTTAAAAGCGTATGGCTATAATCGACCAGGTGTTATAAATGCTAGTGTTGAATTTGATGTTGAGACATTAAGTCCTACTTACAAGCTTTTGTTAGGTGTACCAGGACGAAGCAATGCTTTTGAAATTTCAAAACGTCTTGGCCTGCCGCAGCATATTATAACTCATGCAGAAGGTTTTACAGGAACTGATCGCAGTGAAGTGGACACGATGATTGCTTCGTTAGAAGAAAGTCGAAAACGAGCTGAACAAGATGCGGATCAAACTAAGCGTGTCTTAGAAGAGTCGGAAAAACTGAAGCAGCAATTGGCAGAGGAGCTTGCCACTTACGAAGCAAAGAAAGAACAGCTGACTGAAAAAGCCCGTGAAAAAGCACGGAAAATTGTAGAAGAAGCGCGACGTGAGTCCGAAACGGCAGTGAAAGAATTACGCGAACTGCAGAAACAAGCAGCATTCGGTGTGAAAGAACATGAAATCATTGAAGCCCGCAAACGTCTTGAAAATGCACTTCCCGTAAATCCGGTACTGAAAAAAGAAAAACAAAAGAAACAACGAGCCGAGAACTTGCAGGTAGGCGATGAAGTGAGAGTGCTGTCATTTGGTCAAAAAGGATCTCTTCTAGAGAAGCTCTCTGCTACCGAATGGGCAGTTCAAATCGGTGTCTTGAAGATGAAACTTCCAGAAAGTGATCTCGAGTTTGTGAAACCTGACAAACCAGAGCGCACAGTATTTGTGCACAATGTTGCTGGCCGTTCTGCGGGTGGTGTCAAACTAGAACTAGACCTGCGGGGAGAACGTTATGAAGACGCACTTCTTCGCACTGAAAAATATTTGGACGATGCCGTGCTAGCGAATTATCCACGAGTTTCTATCATTCACGGTAAAGGAACAGGGGCGCTACGCCAGGGGATTCAACAACTCTTGAAAAAAGACCGTCGAGTGAAAAGTTATCGCTTTGGTGAAGCAGGAGAAGGCGGCTACGGAGTGACCATTGTAGAATTAAAATAAAAGTGAAACCTCTTTGCCGGTCAATCGTACAACTAGAAAGTAGAAGCTTAAGTAGAGGGGGAGCAAGGTGTCACTTTTAGCCTTTTGGACACATCCGCTTGTGGAGTCTGCAGGATATTTCAGTGTAGTCATACTCTGTCTGATCATTGCGATGGTTTTATTCGAAATCGTTACAAAGTATAAAAACTGGGAAGAAATCAAAAAAGGAAATGTAGCTGTAGCACTGGCCACAGGAGGGAAGATATTTGGCGTCGCCAATATTTTTCGGTTTTCCATTGAAAAGCACTCTTCCTTTTTAGAGATGCTTGGTTGGGGTACATTTGGCTTTGCCTTATTAATTATTGCCTACTGGCTGTTCGAATTTTTAACACCTTCATTTAACGTTGACAAAGAAATTGAAAAAGACAATCGATCGGTTGGATTTATCTCTTTCATATTGTCAGTGGGGTTATCGTTTGTGATTGGGGCAAGTATTTCAAACTAGGAGTTTATTATGGAAAAATTAGCGAAAATATTGTTAGTAGTTAGCTTACTATTTATACTCGTGGGTGTTTATTACGTATTTCTACGATAATCGACAAGGATTGTGAAGAATTGATTCAATTCGGACCAGTCCTTGTTATTTTTTTGATATAAGTCATGACAATCGTCAAAAATAGATTGAATACTCATTCATTTTTTCATATACTAAAGTTAGGAATATTCACGCTATTCTAATCAAGGGGGTCTTCAAATGGTAGAAAAGGTATGGCTTAAGCATTACCCAGAACAAATTCCGCATACACTGACGTATGAGGAAATGCCTATCCAAGAGTTTTTAACGCGCTCTGCAACTAAGTTTCCAACGAACACAGCCCTTCATTTCATGGGCAAAGAAATGAATTATCAAGAGCTGTATGAATCATCTTTAAAGTTTGGGAATTACCTTGTTACGCTAGGCATTCAAAAAGGTGACCGAGTTGCGATTATGTTACCGAACTGTCCACAAGGAGTAATCGCTTATTACGGTATTTTGTATGCGGGTGGTATTGTTGTTCAAACAAATCCTCTTTATACAGAAAGAGAAGCACAGTACCAATTGAAAGATTCGGGAGCAAAAGCAATCATTACATTAGATATTTTGTATCCTCGTATTTCTAAAATCATGCAAGAGACAGATCTAGAAAACTTGATCATCACTGGCATTAAAGACTATCTCCCTTTCCCGAAAAACTTGGTATATCCTTTCATTCAAAAGAAACAATACGGATTTACCGTAAAAGTAGAACACCGTGGTTCCAATCACTTGTTTACTGAAGTGATGAAAGTAGCAAAAGCTGAGAAATTAAATCCAGTCATTGATTTTGAAAATGATTTAGCGATGCTGCAATACACAGGAGGAACAACAGGTTTCCCTAAAGGTGTTATGCTAACTCACAAAAACCTTGTCAGCAACGTGACAATGTGTAAACATTGGCTATATGAATGCGAAGATGGAAAAGAACGCGTAATGGGCATCTTGCCATTTTTCCATGTTTACGGAATGACAACAGTATTAGTGTTATCAGTTATGCAAGCAAACACGATGATCCTGCTTCCTAAATTCGATGTTGAAACCGCTCTCAAAACAATCGATAAGCAAAAACCGACATTGTTCCCAGGCGCTCCTACTATTTATATTGGTATCTTGAATTCACCGAACTTATCAAAATATGATTTGTCTTCAGTGAATGCCTGCATTAGTGGTTCAGCTGCATTACCGATCGAGATTCAAGAAAAGTTTGAACGTGTCACGGGAGGCCGTTTAGTAGAAGGCTACGGGTTAACCGAGACTTCACCTGTTACGCACGCAAACTTGGTCTATACAGATAAGCGTGTTAAAGGTTCCATTGGAATTCCTTGGCCAGACACAGATTCAGCAGTTTTCCAGATGGATTCAAAAGAGCCACTGCCTGTTGGTGAAGTTGGTGAAATCGCTGTGCGCGGTCCTCAAGTCATGAAAGGTTACTGGAACCGACCAGAAGAAACTGAAATGACGATGCGCGATGGCTGGTTACTAACTGGAGACTTAGGGTACATGGACGAAGACGGTTACTTCTATGTAGTAGATCGTAAGAAAGATATGATTATTGCAGGTGGCTTCAACATCTATCCACGAGAAATCGAAGAAGTGCTGTATGAGCATGAAGCGATTCAAGAGTGCGTGGTAGCAGGTGTACCCGATCCTTACCGCGGTGAGACAGTGAAGGCTTATATTGTGTTAAAAGAAGGCCACACGATTTCAGAAGAGCAATTAAACGAATACTGCCGAACAAAGCTAGCTTCATTCAAAGTACCTCGTTTTTATGAGTTCCGTGAAGAACTACCAAAAACTGCAGTCGGTAAAATTTTACGCCGCACATTGATTGAAGAAGAGAAGGAAAAATTAAAACAATCGCAAACAAGTTGACAGAACGACAATTAAATACTACTATAAAAATATGAATGAATAGTCATTCATATTTTTATTTTGGGGTTGAGACGATGAAAAAGGAAAAGCCTAAATACCGACAAATCATTGATGCAGCCATAGTTGTGATTGCCGAGAACGGGTACCATCAATCCCAGGTCTCCAAAATTGCAAAGCAAGCAGGTGTAGCAGATGGAACCATCTATCTTTATTTTAAAAATAAAGAGGATATCTTGATTTCAGTATTTGATGAAAAGATGGAAATGTTTGCAGATCGCTTACGAGAGATTATTGAGGAGCCTATTACAGCTTCCGATAAACTTTACAAAATGGTCGAAAACCATTTCACAGTACTTTCAGCAGATCGCCATCTAGCGACTGTGACCCAGCTCGAGCTGCGCCAGTCGAATCTTGCACTTCGCATGCGTATCAATGCGGTCCTGAAAAATTATTTGGTTCTGCTGGATACAATCCTAAAAGAGGGCATTGCAAATGGAGAGTTCGATAAAGATATGGATATTCGCTTAGCGAGACAAATGGTCTTTGGTACAATTGATGAGACGACAACAACATGGGTGATGAACGAATACAAATATAATTTGGTAGCGCTCTCACCTAAAGTACACCAGTTATTGTCTAATGCAATAAAAGCTGAATAGGGGATGTGAACAAATGGAATTTCTTTCATGGGAAACACAGGATCATGTGGCAACTGTCACAATAAATCGACCACCAGCAAACGCACTATCACGTCAGTTGATTTTAGAAATCAATGAATTTTTAGATCAAGTAGAAGGTGACGACACTGTTCGTGTCATTGTCTTCAAAGGGGAAGGACGCTTTTTCTCTGCTGGTGCAGACATAAAAGAATTTACGTCCATTAGCAGTGGAGAAGAATTTTCAAAGCTTGCTAAAAATGGCCAAGACATTTTTGAACGCGTAGAAACGTTCTCTAAACCAATCATTGCCGCCATTCATGGAGCAGCATTAGGTGGCGGGTTAGAATTTGCAATGAGTTGCCACATGCGTGTTGTGACAGAAACTACAAAACTTGGTCTACCAGAATTGCAGTTAGGGTTGATTCCTGGTTTTGCAGGAACTCAGCGTCTACCACGTTATGTAGGTTTTGCGAAAGCTGCTGAAATGCTTCTTACAAGTGATCCTATTTCGGGGAAAGAAGCGGCTCATTATGGCTTAGCAAATCGCGCTGTAGAAGAAGACCAGTTAGAAGCAACCGTAGTAGAACTTGCAAAGAAAATCGCTAAGAAAAGTCCAGTTGCTATGAAACATGCTTTAGAGATGTTGCAGTATACAAAGCATGATTCGTACTATAAAGGTGTCGACGCAGAAGCGCACTCTTTTGGAACCGTTTTCGTGTCAGAAGATGCCAAAGAAGGAATTTCTGCGTTTTTAGAAAAACGCCAACCGAACTTTAAAGGAAACTAATTAACTTTTGGAGGGAACCCAATGAATATTTATGTATTAGTGAAACGTACATTTGACACAGAAGAAAGAATCGTCGTATCAGGTGGACACATTCAAGAAGACGGAGCAGAGTTCATCATCAATCCTTACGATGAATATGCAATCGAAGAAGCTATCCAAGTACGCGACGCGCACGGTGGAGAAGTAACTGTTATCACTATGGGTGACGAAGAAGCTGAAAAGCAACTTCGCACAGCACTTGCTATGGGTGCCGACAAAGCAGTTCTAATCAATACAGAAGACGTGGATGACTTAGATCAATTTAGCGCAGCACACGTTCTTGCTGAATATTTGAAAGACAAAGATGCAGACCTAATCCTAGCGGGAAATGTAGCTATCGATGGTGGTTCTGGTCAAGTGGGTCCACGTGTTGCAGAATTACTAGGCATTAACTGTGTAACAACTATCACAAACCTTGAAATCAATGGAGATACGGTTTCCATTAAACGTGATGTTGAGGGAGACACAGAAGAGCTTGAAACGAAGTTGCCACTTTTAGTAACAGCACAACAAGGTTTAAACGAACCACGTTATCCATCTCTTCCAGGTATCATGAAGGCGAAGAAAAAGCCTTTAGAAGAGCTTGAGTTGGATGATTTAGATATCGACGAAGACGATGTAGTAGCAAAAACAGAGACAATTGAAATCTATCTTCCTCCGAAAAAAGAGGCTGGAAAAGTTCTTCAAGGAGATCTTCAAGATCAAGTGAAAGAATTAGTCGGCTTACTTCGCACGGAAGCAAAAGTGATTTAATTAAAGGAAACAACATCGAAGGAGGAACTTAGCATGTCATCAAAAGTACTTGTATTAGCAGAATCCCGTGAAGGATCTTTACGTAACGTTTCATTTGAAGCAATTGCAGCAGGCAAGAAAATCTCTGGTGGTGGAGAAGTAGTTTCTGTCCTACTAGGGGATACAGTTGGGGAATTAGCGACTGAGCTTGGTGCGTTTGGAGCTGATCGTGTCATTACAGTGGAACACCCACATTTGA
Protein-coding regions in this window:
- the polX gene encoding DNA polymerase/3'-5' exonuclease PolX: MDKKTIIRALERIALLLELQGENPFKVSAFRKAAQTLELDARSLSEMDDPTKLKGIGAATGAVITDLLTKGESSLVKELEEKVPQGLVEMLQIPGMGGKKIAKLNKELGIETLDDLRSACESNKVQALAGFGKKTEEKILKELDQLASRPDRYPIWKLEPIVEHIESLLQAHQAVTQASIAGSYRRTKETSKDLDFVIATDQVEEVKTLLKETLDIEEMIADGDTKMSVALAKPERVDIDFRFVKEAEFVTTLHHFTGSKDHNIRMRQLAKEKNWKISEYGVEKEDGSVTTYQSEEQFFADFGLPFLPPAVRENGQELDRLNELTSLIQLEDIVSDLHMHTTWSDGAHSLEEMIEGCIAKDYQLMVITDHSRYLRVANGLTPERLKEQHEKIKELQKKYPSIHLLSGTEMDILPDGSLDFEDELLAELDFVIASIHSSFSQPQDKIMERLYAAISNPHVDMIAHPTGRIVGERPGYEPDVEQLLQWAKEFDKIIELNANPYRLDLAVNWLERAQELGVKIAINTDAHHLDHLRFMDIGVRHAQKAWLKKDLIVNTWEPKKLLSHLSRD
- the pheT gene encoding phenylalanine--tRNA ligase subunit beta; translated protein: MLVSLKWLADYVDLAGENLEELAEKITRSGIEVDGIEVRSQEMKNVVIGHVVAKDKHPEADKLNICQVDVGGEELSQIVCGAPNVDAGQKVIVAVPGARLPGGFKIKKAKLRGQESHGMICSLQELGIEGKAVPKAFVDGIFVLPQDAVVGADALEYLALHDTVLELGLTPNRADAMSMLGVAYEVAAILGKDVKLPEISYAEGSEKAADFLTLEVEAKDANPYYIAKVIKDVKVGPSPQWLQNRLMAVGVRPHNNVVDVTNYVLMEYGQPLHAFDYDRLGTKKIVVRMASEGEKITTLDDQQRTLAATDLVITNGEVPVAVAGVMGGANSEVSDATTTIVLESAYFTGSFVRQTSKKLGLRSDASARFEKGVDPNRVEAAAERAAQLLAELAGGTVLAGSVVVDELDKTPKKVIVSPDFINERLGMKISLDEMQHILRRLQFPFEVANGLFYIDAPTRRQDIVIQEDIVEEIARMYGYDRIPMTLPEGAHQAGGLSPYQAKRRLVRQTLEGAGLYQAVTYSLTSHEQSQKFALHQAEVTKLLMPMSEERSTLRQSLIPHLIEAASYNVARRVESVALYEVGSVFLDQGADELPTEIEHVAGVVTGLWTDNAWQGEKKPVDFFVVKGIVEALAAKVGVTLSYQQAKMDGLHPGRTANIFLGEEHVGFIGQLHPNEQKRVDLKETYVFELNLESLIDEEQPTISYSQVSRYPAITRDIALVVERTLPAATLESIIRSSGGSLVTAVRLFDLYQGDKMAADKKSIAFSITYQDPERTLTDEEVVKTHEQVVSALAQQANAELRG
- a CDS encoding CvpA family protein, with the translated sequence MVDILLLIILVGGIIVGAKRGLIVQFIHMIGFVVALIVAFKYYKPLAEKFVLWIPFPAITSNSQLSFAVETLDLDQTFYRIIAFALLFFIVKFALQIVASMFDFLKFLPVLGQLSSILGAILGFIEVYFLLFVFLYVFALLPVDFLQTAIGGSAIAHFILENTPFLSEAVKDWWYIYQENRAA
- the rnhC gene encoding ribonuclease HIII, with the protein product MSNIVITLQKDAINKLLTHYARYEIPAKAPGMVFAAALSDTRISLYKSGKVMFQGGGAVREAEQWQQNDASQPPRKSALLPAGFDQLSVLGSDETGTGDFFGPITVAACYISADQIALAQELGCKDSKQLNDTFIRKVAPDIKAAFPHSILVLPMAKYNEATDKKWSQGKIKALLHNQALKHVLRKLGNEKPDAILIDQFAEKSIYYRHIAKQKEIVEENVYFATKAEGLHVSVAAASILARNAFLEEMDKLSEAAGVTIPKGAGDKVDEVAARIIRVKGADYLRTITKSHFANTQKAVKIVERLKDRS
- the zapA gene encoding cell division protein ZapA, with translation MSDQKITRVAVDIYGNTYKMAGYESAGHMRLVATMVDDKMREIQSANPSLDTAKLAVLTAVNTMHDYLKVKEQLEELEHELKQLKGGLNG